Proteins from one Staphylococcus sp. IVB6214 genomic window:
- a CDS encoding NUDIX domain-containing protein, whose protein sequence is MIHCVCLVERKENYLRLVQVRNREKWYFPGGKIEQGESHKAALVRELKEELQLELTENQLEYVGTVVGPAYPQEGQLTELNGFRSNKPIDWSKIQIDAEITNIDWVEMSDPVRIAPAVCRWIEKFESE, encoded by the coding sequence ATGATTCATTGTGTATGCTTAGTAGAAAGAAAAGAAAACTACTTACGATTAGTTCAAGTACGAAATAGAGAAAAATGGTACTTTCCAGGTGGCAAAATAGAACAAGGCGAGTCGCATAAAGCCGCGCTTGTTCGAGAATTGAAAGAAGAGTTACAACTAGAATTAACTGAAAACCAACTCGAGTATGTCGGAACGGTTGTAGGACCTGCATATCCACAAGAGGGACAACTAACAGAGCTGAACGGCTTTCGTTCTAACAAACCTATCGATTGGTCCAAGATTCAGATAGATGCAGAGATTACAAACATTGATTGGGTAGAAATGTCTGACCCAGTCAGAATTGCACCAGCAGTCTGTCGATGGATTGAAAAGTTTGAATCAGAATAA